From one Cydia strobilella chromosome 24, ilCydStro3.1, whole genome shotgun sequence genomic stretch:
- the LOC134752394 gene encoding zinc finger protein 239-like encodes MEPPVMKGAECVLVKAEPPWEYTEQPQSPQAEHTSMVKAEPESKSEEDAILHLKHEVKEEIEIEISPEVYQQPKVPLVSPGQTQHKEVAQPDSQFSILRKTLIQGKDADENPYKCNFCDYSSTNKNHVKNHIVTHTGEKPYKCDYCPYTCARTGDLNRHMKIHTGDTFKCDYCTYACASKRLLKQHLFTHGDKPYKCKHCSYAANNASNFNNHMLIHTGEKSHQCSYCSYSTSRKTDLTCHIRIHVGLKPYKCDQCGYANAKLGNLRHHMKIHTGETPHKCEQCDYASAYKSNLKAHMKRVHKKDLPSSE; translated from the exons ATGGAGCCTCCAGTGATGAAGGGTGCAGAGTGTGTGTTGGTGAAGGCGGAGCCCCCGTGGGAGTACACAGAGCAGCCCCAGAGCCCCCAGGCCGAGCACACAAGTATGGTCAAAGCAGAGCCTGAGTCAAAGAGCGAAGAGGATGCCATCCTGCACCTCAAACATGAGGTGAAAGAGGAAATTGAGATAGAGATTAGCCCCGAGGTGTATCAGCAACCCAAAGTGCCACTAGTATCTCCAG GGCAAACACaacataaagaagtggcgcAGCCAGACTCGCAATTTTCGATTCTTAGAAAAACACTTATTCAGGGCAAAGATGCAGACGAGAATCCATACAAATGCAACTTTTGCGATTACTCTAGTACTAATAAGAATCATGTAAAAAATCATATTGTGACGCATACTGGAGAGAAACCATATAAGTGTGACTACTGTCCTTACACTTGTGCCAGAACTGGTGATTTAAACCGTCATATGAAGATACACACTGGTGACACTTTTAAATGTGACTACTGTACTTACGCTTGTGCAAGTAAACGTCTTCtaaaacaacatttatttactCACGGTGATAAACCTTACAAATGTAAACACTGCAGTTATGCTGCAAACAATGCCAGTAATTTCAACAATCATATGTTGATACACACTGGTGAGAAATCTCACCAGTGCAGCTACTGTTCTTACTCCACTTCCCGAAAAACCGATTTAACATGTCATATCAGAATACACGTTGGACTAAAACCTTACAAATGTGATCAGTGTGGTTATGCAAATGCCAAATTAGGTAATTTAAGACATCATATGAAGATACACACTGGTGAGACACCTCATAAATGCGAGCAGTGTGATTacgctagcgcatataaaagcAATTTAAAAGCTCATATGAAGAGAGTACATAAAAAGGACTTACCCTCGTCTGAATAA